The Sesamum indicum cultivar Zhongzhi No. 13 linkage group LG6, S_indicum_v1.0, whole genome shotgun sequence genome has a segment encoding these proteins:
- the LOC105163783 gene encoding uncharacterized protein LOC105163783 codes for MMNNKRLPFPPINSPTINGMELQSKTSSELDTTTAAATTAGSTATATDTVVGRVKTSVHVTALDGIVNVNSLFTMAIFIGFSLTVPEAASAAARLECTTSRETVRRLIVFEVVSFSFFLFSSLIAQSLKLAINLLNNMEPNDPHKADIDPDFLKYGLFGSAIGSVMGCLFLMLSIVDFIRVKLGSYSCGGKPVYALVTLLIFVGSALVVYVSTAIYVSFFVEISSKDTTEQKES; via the exons ATGATGAACAATAAGCGCCTGCCCTTTCCTCCTATCAACTCTCCCACCATCAATGG GATGGAATTGCAGTCAAAGACATCCTCGGAGCTGGACACAACCACCGCCGCGGCGACGACGGCGGGTTCCACGGCCACAGCAACCGACACCGTCGTCGGTCGAGTGAAAACAAGCGTCCACGTGACAGCCCTCGACGGAATAGTGAACGTGAACTCCCTCTTCACCATGGCAATCTTCATAGGGTTCTCCCTCACCGTCCCGGAAGCCGCCTCCGCCGCCGCCCGGTTGGAATGCACCACCAGCCGGGAAACAGTGAGGAGACTGATCGTCTTCGAAGTGGTGTCGTTCagtttcttcctcttctcatCCCTCATAGCCCAAAGCCTGAAGCTGGCAATCAACCTGCTCAACAACATGGAACCAAACGACCCACACAAAGCGGACATCGACCCGGACTTCCTCAAATACGGGTTGTTTGGATCCGCCATTGGGTCCGTGATGGGGTGCTTGTTCTTGATGCTGTCGATAGTGGATTTCATTCGGGTGAAGTTGGGATCATATTCTTGTGGAGGGAAACCCGTATACGCGCTGGTGACTCTACTGATATTCGTGGGGTCTGCGCTTGTGGTTTATGTGAGCACAGCCATATACGTTTCCTTCTTTGTGGAGATAAGCAGTAAGGATACGACAGAGCAGAAGGAAAGCTAG
- the LOC105163786 gene encoding photosystem I reaction center subunit XI, chloroplastic, which translates to MAAAASTMASHLKTNFASSFTRALATPRGISGAPFRVLPSTSRRTSSFTIKAVQSDKPTFQVIQPINGDPFIGSLETPVTSSPLIAWYLSNLPAYRTAVNPLLRGVEVGLAHGFLLVGPFVKAGPLRNTPYAGGAGSLAAAGLVVILSICLTIYGIASFKEGEPSTAPSLTLTGRKKQPDQLQTADGWAKFTGGFFFGGISGVVWAYFLLYVLDLPYYVK; encoded by the exons ATGGCAGCGGCTGCTTCCACCATGGCCAGCCACCTCAAGACCAACTTCGCTTCCTCATTCACCAGAGCACTCGCCACCCCCAGAGGCATCTCCGGCGCTCCATTCAGAGTCTTGCCCTCCACCTCGAGGAGGACCTCTTCCTTCACCATCAAGGCTGTCCAGTCCGACAAg CCTACTTTCCAAGTCATTCAGCCCATCAATGGTGATCCATTCATCGGAAGTCTCGAGACCCCAGTCACATCGAGCCCTTTGATCGCCTGGTACCTATCCAACCTCCCGGCCTACCGGACGGCTGTCAACCCTCTTCTCCGGGGGGTGGAGGTGGGGCTGGCCCATGGCTTCCTCCTCGTCGGGCCGTTCGTGAAGGCAGGCCCCCTCAGGAACACCCCCTATGCAGGTGGAGCGGGGTCCCTGGCTGCAGCAGGCCTGGTTGTGATCCTTAGCATTTGCTTGACGATTTATGGGATCGCATCATTCAAGGAAGGCGAGCCATCGACTGCGCCGTCATTGACGTTGACTGGGAGGAAGAAGCAGCCTGATCAGCTGCAAACCGCTGATGGATGGGCTAAGTTCACCGGCGGGTTCTTCTTTGGTGGGATTTCTGGTGTTGTTTGGGCTTATTTCCTGCTTTATGTTCTTGACCTTCCTTACTATGTGAAGTAG
- the LOC105163785 gene encoding uncharacterized protein LOC105163785 yields MALCSFSASISLRKHHHPLISTLPTLPRKKNFLRTCRSSSEPNEDYFLDAPVSVGDGFSFSGGKYSDEPSPADEWFKQGKIVKAHPVGGTGEKAKDPIFGLAMAGSSQASTDLFRWFCVESGSSANPPVVLIHGFPSQAYSYRKVLPILSKNNHAIAFDWLGFGFSDKPQPKYGFDYTLKEYVESLESVISEFSKDKVTLVVQGYFAPVVVKYAKDHQEKLNDLILLNPPLTAKHANLPSTLSIFSNFLLGEIFSQDPLRASDKALTSCGPYKIKEDVAMVYRRPYLSSGSAGFALNAISRSMKKELKGFVEEMRRTLTDENWKVQTTVCWGQRDRWLSFEGVEDFCKQSNLQLITLPMAGHHVQEDCSEEVGNLIAGIVSKRRRI; encoded by the exons ATGGCACTTTGCAGTTTCTCTGCTTCAATTTCATTGCGCAAACATCATCATCCTCTCATATCAACCCTTCCAACCCTCcccagaaagaaaaatttccTACGCACCTGCCGATCAAGCAGTGAACCCAATGAG GATTATTTTTTGGATGCTCCAGTTTCAGTTGGAGATGGGTTTTCTTTCAGTGGAG GGAAATATTCAGATGAGCCAAGCCCTGCTGATGAATGGTTCAAGCAAGGAAAGATT GTGAAAGCACACCCTGTTGGTGGCACTGGTGAGAAGGCGAAGGATCCGATTTTTGGACTTGCTATGGCGGGTTCTTCGCAGGCCTCGACTGATCTGTTTAG ATGGTTTTGCGTTGAAAGTGGAAGCTCTGCCAATCCTCCGGTTGTTCTAATTCATGGTTTTCCATCTCAG GCATATTCATATCGCAAAGTTCTACCAATTCTCTCTAAGAATAATCATGCTATTGCTTTTGATTGGCTAG GATTTGGATTTTCAGACAAGCCTCAACCGAAGTACGGATTTGACTACACTTTGAAAG AATATGTGGAGTCCTTGGAATCTGTCATCAGTGAGTTCTCAAAGGATAAGGTTACTCTTGTTGTCCAG GGATATTTTGCACCTGTTGTTGTCAAATATGCTAAAGATCATCAGGAAAAGCTTAATGATCTCATTCTACTCAATCCTCCA CTGACAGCAAAACATGCCAACCTCCCATCAACGCTTTCTATATTCAGCAACTTTTTGTTGGGAGAAATTTTTTCTCAG GATCCTTTAAGAGCCAGTGATAAAGCCTTGACAAGCTGTGGCCCTTATAAGATAAAGGAAGACGTTGCAATGGTTTATAGAAGACCATACCTCTCCTCCGGTTCTGCTGGTTTCGCTCTCAATGCAATTAGTAGGTCGATGAAAAAGGAACTAAAG GGATTTGTTGAAGAGATGAGAAGAACACTTACGGATGAGAATTGGAAAGTCCAAACAACTGTTTGCTGGGGTCAAAGAGACCGCTGGCTGAGCTTTGAAGGTGTCGAAGATTTCTGCAAACAATCCAACCTTCAACTgatcacacttccaatg GCTGGGCATCATGTGCAGGAGGATTGCAGCGAGGAAGTAGGGAACTTGATTGCTGGAATCGTAAGCAAAAGAAGGCGTATATGA